The proteins below are encoded in one region of Candidatus Palauibacter soopunensis:
- a CDS encoding 1,4-dihydroxy-2-naphthoate polyprenyltransferase: MASVTPGSAGAWIAGARLRTLPAAAGPVLAGGGLAWKDGGFAVAPFLAALGAALLIQIGTNFANDYSDFARGADTADRLGTPRVTQAGLLTAAAVRRGAAVSFALAVAVGVYLAIVGGWPIVWIGVGSILLAVCYTGGPWPYGYHGLGDLAVLILFGPIAVAGTHYVQLSRWAPEALLAGLGAGALATAILVVNNLRDITTDAAAGKRTLAVRIGPSATRVQYSLLVAVAAVVPPVGVLAGWWPAGTLLASGATLFAAAPLRVVWTYEDPRTLNAALAATARTTGAWGLLFAVGCLW; the protein is encoded by the coding sequence TTGGCGTCCGTAACGCCCGGCAGCGCGGGCGCGTGGATCGCCGGCGCGCGCCTGCGCACGCTGCCGGCCGCGGCAGGGCCGGTGCTCGCGGGCGGCGGGTTGGCGTGGAAGGACGGCGGTTTCGCCGTCGCCCCATTTCTGGCGGCGCTCGGCGCCGCGCTGCTGATTCAGATCGGCACGAACTTCGCGAACGACTATTCCGATTTCGCGCGCGGGGCGGACACGGCCGACCGGCTCGGCACGCCGCGGGTGACGCAGGCCGGTCTCCTGACCGCGGCCGCCGTCCGGCGCGGGGCGGCGGTCTCGTTCGCGCTCGCCGTCGCGGTCGGCGTCTATCTGGCGATCGTGGGCGGATGGCCGATCGTGTGGATCGGCGTGGGCTCGATCCTGCTGGCGGTCTGCTACACGGGTGGGCCGTGGCCGTACGGCTATCACGGGCTGGGCGATCTCGCCGTGCTGATCCTGTTCGGTCCCATCGCGGTGGCCGGCACGCATTACGTGCAACTCTCCCGCTGGGCGCCCGAGGCGCTGCTCGCGGGACTCGGCGCGGGCGCGCTCGCCACGGCGATCCTGGTCGTGAACAACCTGCGCGACATCACGACCGACGCGGCGGCGGGAAAGCGCACTCTCGCGGTGCGGATCGGGCCGTCCGCGACGCGGGTCCAGTACTCTCTTCTCGTCGCGGTCGCAGCGGTCGTGCCGCCCGTCGGCGTCCTGGCGGGATGGTGGCCGGCGGGGACACTTCTGGCGTCGGGCGCAACGCTGTTCGCGGCCGCTCCGCTGCGGGTCGTGTGGACGTACGAGGACCCGCGGACGCTGAACGCCGCCCTCGCGGCCACGGCCCGCACGACCGGAGCCTGGGGGCTTCTGTTCGCGGTCGGCTGTCTGTGGTGA
- a CDS encoding AMP-binding protein — protein sequence MNDPATPASASSFALVSGDRAWSAAEIRAAGDAVAAILEEEGVGAGAVVAHQFPLDPAGAAALAAVAPEAAPGSAPVLAPAHAGWTPHERDAFVAALQPAAALTGRGAAWPTSGWRSRALTVPGIGEIALHLRDAAGAHPGTPATARARDGLPGIGAILPTSGTEGLPRFVAHEWRSLRANAVASNERLGFGAGDRWLATLAWAHVGGLAVPLRAAAAGATVALAGPRFDAASVARALGELAVTHVSLVPAMLHGLLAVGARPPGSLRAVLLGGAATPPDLAERALSAGWPIALTYGLTEAGSQVTTATPAEVRAGDRSAGVPLTGVEVRIRPPGDAAAGGDGAPTPGHIEVRGDTLFRGYVGEPARPPGAWFATGDLGRLDERGRLEVTGRLRDRIVSGGANVDPAHVEAVLNAHPEVGEAAVIGMPDGRWGQVVVAVIAGEDPDLPARLDPWCRERLSGPRVPRRWEMLDRLPRTATGKVDRARLRANLRGG from the coding sequence GTGAACGACCCCGCCACGCCCGCCTCCGCGTCGTCCTTCGCGCTCGTGTCGGGCGACCGCGCGTGGTCCGCGGCCGAGATCCGCGCCGCGGGCGACGCGGTGGCCGCGATCCTGGAGGAAGAGGGCGTGGGGGCGGGGGCCGTCGTCGCTCACCAATTCCCGCTGGATCCGGCGGGCGCGGCCGCCCTCGCCGCCGTGGCGCCGGAGGCCGCACCGGGGAGCGCCCCGGTGCTCGCGCCCGCCCACGCGGGATGGACGCCGCACGAGCGGGACGCTTTCGTCGCGGCCCTCCAGCCAGCCGCCGCCCTCACCGGGAGAGGAGCGGCGTGGCCGACGTCCGGGTGGAGGTCACGGGCGCTCACCGTCCCCGGGATCGGAGAGATCGCCCTGCACCTGCGGGATGCCGCGGGAGCGCATCCCGGCACTCCCGCGACGGCTCGGGCACGAGACGGCCTCCCTGGAATCGGCGCCATCCTTCCCACATCCGGAACCGAAGGCCTGCCCCGCTTCGTCGCGCACGAATGGCGGTCGCTGCGCGCGAACGCCGTCGCTTCGAACGAGCGCCTCGGGTTCGGCGCGGGCGACCGGTGGCTCGCGACGCTCGCCTGGGCGCACGTCGGGGGGCTCGCCGTGCCGCTGAGGGCCGCGGCCGCGGGCGCCACGGTCGCGCTGGCGGGGCCGCGGTTCGACGCCGCCTCCGTCGCCCGGGCGCTCGGCGAACTCGCCGTGACGCACGTTTCGCTCGTGCCGGCCATGCTGCACGGGCTGCTGGCCGTCGGCGCCCGGCCGCCGGGCTCTCTGCGCGCCGTCCTGCTGGGCGGCGCGGCGACCCCGCCGGACCTGGCGGAGCGGGCTCTTTCCGCCGGGTGGCCGATCGCGCTCACGTACGGATTGACCGAGGCGGGGTCGCAGGTCACCACGGCCACGCCGGCGGAGGTGCGCGCCGGCGACCGGTCGGCCGGCGTCCCGCTGACCGGCGTCGAAGTGCGGATCCGCCCGCCCGGCGATGCCGCCGCGGGGGGGGACGGCGCGCCGACCCCGGGGCACATCGAGGTGCGCGGCGACACGCTGTTCCGGGGATACGTCGGAGAGCCCGCGCGGCCCCCCGGCGCCTGGTTCGCGACCGGCGATCTCGGCCGTCTCGACGAGCGGGGTCGCCTCGAGGTGACCGGGCGCCTGCGCGACCGGATCGTGAGCGGCGGCGCGAATGTCGACCCCGCCCACGTGGAGGCGGTGCTCAACGCCCACCCGGAGGTCGGCGAAGCCGCGGTCATCGGCATGCCGGATGGCCGGTGGGGGCAGGTTGTGGTCGCCGTGATCGCCGGGGAGGATCCCGATCTCCCCGCCCGTCTCGATCCGTGGTGCCGCGAGCGGCTGTCGGGTCCGCGCGTGCCCCGCCGCTGGGAGATGCTGGACCGTCTCCCCCGGACGGCGACCGGCAAGGTGGACCGCGCTCGACTGAGGGCTAATTTGAGAGGCGGATGA
- a CDS encoding aminotransferase class V-fold PLP-dependent enzyme, translated as MEGIRRKCSPTPFPSEAFFTDCDRARERFGRLINAPPERIALAPSASYGIEVAARNLPLKPGQNIVVLGAQFPSNVYAWRRRAAARGCEIRTVDRPGPPPSAALWNERLLEAIGPDTAVVALPHCHWTDGTRIDIEAAGERAREVGAALVIDGSQSIGAVPFDVEHFQPDALITVGYKWLLGPYSTAFGYYGPRFDDGTPLEETWISRRGSEDFQGLVDYTDEYREGAARYDVGQTSNFILVPMLIEALDLILDWDPARILDYCRALLSGLADELRVRGWAIEDDEWRTGNILGVRLPAGCDLAEVDARLAEARVYASLRGDALRVSPNVYNEPRDIDALRQVLAIYG; from the coding sequence ATGGAGGGAATTCGCCGCAAGTGCTCGCCCACGCCCTTCCCGAGCGAAGCTTTCTTCACGGACTGCGATCGTGCGAGAGAGCGCTTCGGGCGCCTCATCAACGCCCCGCCGGAGCGGATCGCGCTCGCGCCTTCCGCGTCCTACGGCATCGAAGTCGCGGCCCGGAATCTCCCGCTCAAACCGGGACAGAACATCGTCGTCCTCGGCGCACAGTTCCCGAGCAACGTCTACGCGTGGCGGCGCCGCGCGGCGGCCCGCGGCTGCGAAATCCGAACGGTGGACCGCCCCGGGCCGCCCCCGTCCGCCGCGCTGTGGAACGAGCGGCTGCTGGAGGCGATCGGGCCGGACACCGCCGTCGTCGCTCTCCCGCACTGCCACTGGACGGACGGCACGCGGATCGACATCGAGGCGGCGGGGGAGCGGGCGCGCGAAGTCGGCGCCGCGCTCGTCATCGACGGCTCGCAGTCCATCGGCGCCGTCCCGTTCGACGTGGAGCATTTTCAGCCCGACGCGTTGATCACCGTCGGGTACAAGTGGCTCCTAGGGCCCTATTCGACCGCCTTCGGGTACTACGGTCCCCGTTTCGACGACGGCACGCCGCTCGAGGAAACGTGGATCTCGCGCCGCGGCTCCGAGGATTTTCAGGGTCTCGTCGACTATACCGACGAATACAGGGAAGGGGCCGCCCGATACGACGTCGGCCAGACATCCAACTTCATCCTCGTGCCGATGCTCATCGAGGCGCTCGACCTGATCCTCGACTGGGACCCCGCCCGCATCCTCGACTATTGCCGCGCCCTGCTGTCCGGCCTCGCGGATGAACTGCGCGTCCGCGGCTGGGCGATCGAGGACGACGAGTGGCGCACGGGAAACATCCTCGGCGTCCGCCTGCCCGCAGGCTGCGATCTCGCCGAGGTGGACGCCCGCCTCGCCGAGGCCCGCGTCTACGCCTCCCTGCGCGGCGATGCCCTGCGCGTCTCGCCGAACGTCTACAACGAGCCGCGCGACATCGACGCCCTCCGACAGGTGCTTGCGATCTACGGCTAG